The Brassica oleracea var. oleracea cultivar TO1000 chromosome C6, BOL, whole genome shotgun sequence genomic interval GTATGATTGTTCTTTGCTTGGCCGATTAGCTTGCTTGTGTTGAGTACATTGTATAAACTGATAGAATGCATCTATGCTAGGATTGCAATTACACAACAAACTATATAGAATTGAATCATTAGCCGTGCGGCTTGTTTTCCTGTTTTGGCAGTGTGGCTTCCTCAAGNNNNNNNNNNNNNNNNNNNNNNNNNNNNNNNNNNNNNNNNNNNNNNNNNNNNNNNNNNNNNNNNNNNNNNNNNNNNNNNNNNNNNNNNNNNNNNNNNNNNNNNNNNNNNNNNNNNNNNNNNNNNNNNNNNNNNNNNNNNNNNNNNNNNNNNNNNNNNNNNNNNNNNNNNNNNNNNNNNNNNNNNNNNNNNNNNNNNTGTTATTTTGACTGATCTAATTGATGTCTTGAAAGCTAAGGTGCTAGATTATTTTGATTCTCATAAAATCTGAAACCCTAGCCACATTTTTTATTGCTAAGATGATAAAACCCTAATTGGATCAACATAGATTGTTTGCATCATAGCTTGGCCATGTGGCCTTTATTACACCTTACTATCATAGCCGTGTGGCTTGCATATATCATATCACCTTGATCACATATAGAATCCAAAGGCTAAGATCGTATGCATCATATATCTATCTAGCNNNNNNNNNNNNNNNNNNNNNNNNNNNNNNNNNNNNNNNNNNNNNNNNNNNNNNNNNNNNNNNNNNNNNNNNNNNNNNNNNNNNNNNNNNNNNNNNNNNNNNNNNNNNNNNNNNNNNNNNNNNNNNNNNNNNNNNNNNNNNNNNNNNNNNNNNNNNNNNNNNNNNNNNNNNNNNNNNNNNNNNNNNNNNNNNNNNNNNNNNNNNNNNNNNNNNNNNNNNNNNNNNNNNNNNNNNNNNNNNNNNNNNNNNNNNNNNNNNNNNNNNNNNNNNNNNNNNNNNNNNNNNNNNNNNNNNNNNNNNNNNNNNNNNNNNNNNNNNNNNNNNNNNNNNNNNNNNNNNNNNNNNNNNNNNNNNNNNNNNNNNNNNNNNNNNNNNNNNNNNNNNNNNNNNNNNNNNNNNNNNNNNNNNNNNNNNNNNNNNNNNNNNNNNNNNNNNNNNNNNNNNNNNNNNNNNNNNNNNNNNNNNNNNNNNNNNNNNNNNNNNNNNNNNNNNNNNNNNNNNNNNNNNNNNNNNNNNNNNNNNNNNNNNNNNNNNNNNNNNNNNNNNNNNNNNNNNNNNNNNNNNNNNNNNNNNNNNNNNNNNNNNNNNNNNNNNNNNNNNNNNNNNNNNNNNNNNNNNNNNNNNNNNNNNNNNNNNNNNNNNNNNNNNNNNNNNNNNNNNNNNNNNNNNNNNNNNNNNNNNNNNNNNNNNNNNNNNNNNNNNNNNNNNNNNNNNNNNNNNNNNNNNNNNNNNNNNNNNNNNNNNNNNNNNNNNNNNNNNNNNNNNNNNNNNNNNNNNNNNNNNNNNNNNNNNNNNNNNNNNNNNNNNNNNNNNNNNNNNNNNNNNNNNNNNNNNNNNNNNNNNNNNNNNNNNNNNNNNNNNNNNNNNNNNNNNNNNNNNNNNNNNNNNNNNNNNNNNNNNNNNNNNNNNNNNNNNNNNNNNNNNNNNNNNNNNNNNNNNNNNNNNNNNNNNNNNNNNNNNNNNNNNNNNNNNNNNNNNNNNNNNNNNNNNNNNNNNNNNNNNNNNNNNNNNNNNNNNNNNNNNNNNNNNNNNNNNNNNNNNNNNNNNNNNNNNNNNNNNNNNNNNNNNNNNNNNNNNNNNNNNNNNNNNNNNNNNNNNNNNNNNNNNNNNNNNNNNNNNNNNNNNNNNNNNNNNNNNNNNNNNNNNNNNNNNNNNNNNNNNNNNNNNNNNNNNNNNNNNNNNNNNNNNNNNNNNNNNNNNNNNNNNNNNNNNNNNNNNNNNNNNNNNNNNNNNNNNNNNNNNNNNNNNNNNNNNNNNNNNNNNNNNNNNNNNNNNNNNNNNNNNNNNNNNNNNNNNNNNNNNNNNNNNNNNNNNNNNNNNNNNNNNNNNNNNNNNNNNNNNNNNNNNNNNNNNNNNNNNNNNNNNNNNNNNNNNNNNNNNNNNNNNNNNNNNNNNNNNNNNNNNNNNNNNNNNNNNNNNNNNNNNNNNNNNNNNNNNNNNNNNNNNNNNNNNNNNNNNNNNNNNNNNNNNNNNNNNNNNNNNNNNNNNNNNNNNNNNNNNNNNNNNNNNNNNNNNNNNNNNNNNNNNNNNNNNNNNNNNNNNNNNNNNNNNNNNNNNNNNNNNNNNNNNNNNNNNNNNNNNNNNNNNNNNNNNNNNNNNNNNNNNNNNNNNNNNNNNNNNNNNNNNNNNNNNNNNNNNNNNNNNNNNNNNNNNNNNNNNNNNNNNNNNNNNNNNNNNNNNNNNNNNNNNNNNNNNNNNNNNNNNNNNNNNNNNNNNNNNNNNNNNNNNNNNNNNNNNNNNNNNNNNNNNNNNNNNNNNNNNNNNNNNNNNNNNNNNNNNNNNNNNNNNNNNNNNNNNNNNNNNNNNNNNNNNNNNNNNNNNNNNNNNNNNNNNNNNNNNNNNNNNNNNNNNNNNNNNNNNNNNNNNNNNNNNNNNNNNNNNNNNNNNNNNNNNNNNNNNNNNNNNNNNNNNNNNNNNNNNNNNNNNNNNNNNNNNNNNNNNNNNNNNNNNNNNNNNNNNNNNNNNNNNNNNNNNNNNNNNNNNNNNNTTATAGACGTCCAAAGAAAGAAAAGATTATACATAGCTAGCTAATCGTGATGCCAGACACTGACCCGAAAAGAAAAGAAAAGAATGACTAAGTCATAACCAGCTTAGCACCAAACGAAATCTGATGTCCTAGAAAGAGACACAGTCAAGTTGCTACAGAGTCTATACAAGATAGACCAATGTGTTCCATAAGATAAGGAACCTCGGAAAGAAAAGGTGCATAGAATACAGATCCGAGGTCAAAATAGAAACCATACCAGACATTGAGAAAAGGCTGCGCAACTAAACATCTAAGGTACCAAACCATGTAGCTTGGGACGCCAAGCTACTAGGTAACAAAGGTCCTGGATAATGAAATTTCAAATCGATTAGATCATGTCTGGAACACAATGGAACCACACACATATATATAAGTGTCGACACATGAGAGTTATATTTGTAAAAGGATACATAAAGTAGTAGCACTTGAGTTTAAAGATATAAACGAGGATCATGAACCCACGAAAGAGTACTCATAAAGATTAAAGATTAGATTGAAAGATAAACGTGGGGTTCAAGGTATCTAAAGAAGAGATAGGNNNNNNNNNNNNNNNNNNNNNNNNNNNNNNNNNNNNNNNNNNNNNNNNNNNNNNNNNNNNNNNNNNNNNNNNNNNNNNNNNNNNNNNNNNNNNNNNNNNNNNNNNNNNNNNNNNNNNNNNNNNNNNNNNNNNNNNNNNNNNNNNNNNNNNNNNNNNNNNNNNNNNNNNNNNNNNNNNNNNNNNNNNNNNNNNNNNNNNNNNNNNNNNNNNNNNNNNNNNNNNNNNNNNNNNNNNNNNNNNNNNNNNNNNNNNNNNNNNNNNNNNNNNNNNNNNNNNNNNNNNNNNNNNNNNNNNNNNNNNNNNNNNNNNNNNNNNNNNNNNNNNNNNNNNNNNNNNNNNNNNNNNNNNNNNNNNNNNNNNNNNNNNNNNNNNNNNNNNNNNNNNNNNNNNNNNNNNNNNNNNNNNNNNNNNNNNNNNNNNNNNNNNNNNNNNNNNNNNNNNNNNNNNNNNNNNNNNNNNNNNNNNNNNNNNNNNNNNNNNNNNNNNNNNNNNNNNNNNNNNNNNNNNNNNNNNNNNNNNNNNNNNNNNNNNNNNNNNNNNNNNNNNNNNNNNNNNNNNNNNNNNNNNNNNNNNNNNNNNNNNNNNNNNNNNNNNNNNNNNNNNNNNNNNNNNNNNNNNNNNNNNNNNNNNNNNNNNNNNNNNNNNNNNNNNNNNNNNNNNNNNNNNNNNNNNNNNNNNNNNNNNNNNNNNNNNNNNNNNNNNNCAAAGACTAATGAATGTAGCATTGCCAAAGGCAAGAAGAGTCGATGGTCATGTATGAGGTCCATGAGTGTATTTGGTTGCAGAGCCATAGTTCAATGAGATCGTAAAACTCATTACAGCAATAATCATTGATCACATCTTGATCTTAGACACTCATGAGACAAGTTATAAACATGTATAGGCGAGATCTATGACTCAACATGAATCGATCAGATTAGAGTGTGGTTGATATACATCCGTGTAGAAAAGATGCACCAGGACATATACTTATGACTTGAGATTACAAGTTCATGGCACCATGCTCAGCATGTATATTGTCTGTAAGTCTGACCGACCAAATTAAGAGTAGCCGATAGCAAAGATTCACTTATTGACCATGCACACACGATGTCATAAGACATGAGAAAAGACCGGAGATGTCAAAGTAATCCAGTTACGGTTCAGTAATAAACTTGGCCGATTTGTTTACTTCCTACCTGCACGTCCAGGAAGCTCACGCATCAGATGCGTAGGCTGAAGAACTTCCACTGAGGTTCACATCAGGGGGAGTAGTACGTGTTGTACTCTTTTTCCTTCATTATGGTTTTGTCCCACTGAGTTTTCCTGATAAGGTTTTAATGAGGCAACATTAAGCGTATTACAATCCCTAAATGATTATGGCATCCAAGGGGGAGTGTTATAAATCAATTGGTGGATGTCCATAACCGGCCCGGTCCATAACCGGCCCAAACCCTAGAGAGAGAGAGACGGTCCAAACCCTAGAGAGAGAGGCGGCGGCCGCGGCATGGAGAGAGAGGGAAAGTCGGCTAGAGACTTTCTATTCTTCTAGTTTTCCTATTTCATCCATGTTTATGATTTGTAATATTTCCATTTATGTATTTCTATTTATCTCTCATGTAACCCTTATATAAAGGAATCTCTTATTCATTAATAAAACACATAAATATTCAGACCTAAAAGCTTCGTTTTACAACAGTAGCATTGATAGAGTAATTTTCATGATTACCACTTTTTCGGACTATAATTCATGTTTATTACCACTAAAAAAATATTTTCTAAAATATATTTTTCGTTAAAAAAACAAAACAATCTTATATTCTTGTTCTATATATATATATAATGAATAATTATTTAAATAAATAATTTCTTTTATGTCTTCGTATTATAATTTTTTTATAATTTGCTTTTTGAATTTTCTTTTTTTCGAATTTTTTTCCAAATTTTTTTTTGAAAATCGAAAATTAGTTTTGAATAGTTTTTTAAATATATTTTTTTATGTATTTATTAGAATCTTAAATTTGACATTCCAAAAATTCTACTTCACCCTTCAATTCTAAACCCTAAATTTATATTAGTTAATTCTAGGATTTTAAATGTTTTTTTTTCTCTTTTTAAAGGTGAAGATAAAAATAGTTAGTGTAAACATGAAAAATTATATTATGAATATGGTATTTTTAGCAATTTCCTTTGATTAAAACAGTGACCAAAAGTTTTCTAACCAAACATCTAATATTTCTTGAGCGGAGCATGATAGGCTTGCAAAGAGATCGTCTGGTGAGGCGACAGGTTAATTAACAACAAAGTTAATATTAGTTAATATATAGTATCATTGAAAACACGGTTCCCTGCTGAAAAATGGGAGTTGGGACGAAGGGGTATTCAAGTCTTTCTTTTTAATCCTGATAATCTTCATGAATTTTAAAACCTTGGACCGTAACACATTGATTAAATATTAGTGAACGACGTATTCTCCTTTTAGTTGCTACTCAGCCCGATTATTCTTCGTATTAGACTCGCCGACCTAATATGTTTTTGACTAAGAGAAAAGAAGACTCGAAATAAAAAATGTAAAAAATAAAAAATTGGTGATCCCCTGTGTGGACTCTCGATAAAGGACCATGAAGGCAACAACCACAGTGGCAAAGGTCCAGCAAACACCGCTCGTCTCACCACCAACCCCTTCCCATATTATCTCAATATATTCAATCATCAAACTACACCTCGGACAGTTATGACGTATCTACGAAAAAAATAAAGCCGTCAACATCTATATAATTATATTCAGTAATATTATGTAAACTCGATAAAAATACAGTAAACCAGATCTCTCTATCATTGGAAAACTATATAATAAACACATGTACTCGAAAATATGACAAAAATATATTTCCATTTATTAAGAAAAAAGCAACATTACTCCCAATTGTTAGATACTGAGTTCACAAGCAAACTAACTAATAATCTTTTCTCCTAATCAGCATCTTGCTCTCTTCATTTAAAAAGATCAGTGTTGTAGCTCCTGACTCTGATAAAATTTCAGAACCATAAGATAAAACATTTGATCTGAAGTCTAATCAAACCAAATCAAAATTTACCTGTAAATGCCATGTCTATAGAGGGCTTTTTCATTAGCAGTCATCCATAAAATCTTCTCGCTGGTTGAGTGCAATGTCCAAATCAGCTGTCGGAAAGTAAGCGGTCAAGCTCACCAAACCCATCATCTTCATCTCCATCATCATCATGTTCAACATCTTTCAGAAGTTTCTGTGTCGTATCAAGACCGTCAAACTTGGTTTTTTCACAAAATGAAAGTTTTTGTGAATCCCATTCCTCTTTCAGTTTCTCAACCTTCTCTCCCATCAACTCTTTCTCTTCCGCTATGTGCTTTATGTCCCCAATCTCCACTATCTCTCCTGCACCTTAACATTACCCAAAAAAACAAGCGATATTAAACATAAAGAACCATTGATATGGTAGTACCACATATGCTTAAAATCTCATATGCTAACAAAACAGTTCAAATGAAGTAGCATACTTTTCATTGCGCGCTTCTTGGCTTCTGCATACTCTATAGACTGTTTATGTATGGAGCTCAAATCAACTTCTTTACCCTGATAATAAGAAAAATAATCAGCATACCCGTTTATATATATTCTTCTGTCTTCTATCTTAAGGAAAAATTATCTCGTACTCACCATATCAAAATGAATAAACTTCTCAATCTCGGTTTCAGAGGTTAACCTATTTCAAGTCAAGATTGAGAATCATATAAGTGAAAATGTTATATTAATAAATAGCGATTAGTTAGTCTTACTGAAAAAAATTCAAGGGACGAAGTGACATACTTTTTGTAAGCACACCGCACAAGTCTGTTCTGTAGCTCTATCGATTGATGAAGTTTCTCGGTTGTAGACGTTTCATCAAAGTCCACAGCTCCAAATATAAACACGTTTTTATCAAGCATTTGTTTCCCCACAGCAGTAGCTATCTCTACACCTTTCTCTTTTGCCTCAACTATAAGATCCCTAAATTTCCCAAGCTCCTCTGCAAATATAAGAACCGTGCTAGTTAATTATGATTATAAACGGTAAAGATAAGATTCAACAAATGGCGAAGACTTACGAAGTGAGATATAAATCCGGAACTTGGGTTTAAAAGGCTGGATCTCATGAAGGCAATAGAGGCAGTAAAGACCTCCAAGCCTCCGTGAAAAAGAATCAATACTAACCATGTGGCCTGTAGACATAAGGCTTAGCTTGTGAGCTTAGCTAAGAGAACAATCACAATGTGGAAACAGACAGACAGCAACGGATAATTAGTGTTCCCAAAACTTACCAATGGTATGAGCATATAGTGACTGAATGAAAAATGCTAAGTTGGTGTTAGGGAAGGCTTCATATATGTAAGAAAACTTTCGAGATAGCCACACCCTCTTCATATCATCAAACGTTGTCAAATCACCCTGCAAGTAAAACCAGAGACACAACAAGTTTGAAAGCCTGAAAAACAATTTGAAACAACTAACAAAGATGGAGAAATAAATAAAAGGTACCTCCACAAACTCGTCTATGAGTTCATCGATGTCTCTCTTGAACAGAGAAAGATTCGTCCCTGACATGCACAAACAAGTAAGAGAATTCAAGAAACAGAAAAGTATAAAAGGAACCAAATACTCTAAATCAACGATCCATGTGTCCATAACAGAGCGTCTTCCCTTCAACAGAAAGGTTACAAGATTCAATGTTTGATATCTCACCTGAAGTACGCGGCTTCATCTTCTTTTGCGTCCTTCCATTAACGGGAACAAGCTTCCAGTTTTTCCTCTTGTTCATTATGGTTTCCTTCTCTCCTTTATGCTAAAGTTTGGAACCTAAAACACCAAAACCAAATCAAACCCGAAGCACCCTCCGCAACAATAAGCTTCAACCTTTCGTTCTCTATGGAGATTTATGAGACAACAAAAAGAACCTTTGAATCTAACGATCATTGGCACTGAATCTAAAAGTCAGTTACCTGAATCAAACTAGACGGTGGACGGTGGACGGAGGATGGAGGACGGAGGAGGGGAGGCAGAGCGTAGCAGAAGCGAGAAAATCAGCCGGGCCGTTTTCTTTTAAATAATATATTTGGGCTAAGCCCAAGATACACGGCCCATCTAGTTGTTCATTTATTTTGATAATGAAATAAATTAGAGAATGCTACAACATTGAACCGGATTAGACCAAAAATCTTGTATTCTCAACTAGGATTCTCCTCTGCTACATTCGGAAACGAACAAGTTGACTTTTGCGATCTTTATGAAATAATACAAGTTGCAAATCTTTATATATAAAGAAGGCTTTGTATCCTTCCTAGGCCATCCAGCTCAGCATCCAGCTAGGAAAATCGAAGTCCATGGTGTTGACACGTGTCCCGCATATACAAAACGCTACACTTCGTTAAGTCACCTTACGCAACGCATCATTTCATTAATACTAGAATTTTTGTGTTTGTTGGGCTTATTGTTTTACCCATAAATTATGTGCTTTTAGATAATAAGCCCGGTGGCCCATTATCTTCGTTACACGGCGGCACCTGTTCTGCTTCTCCGAACTCTGAAACGGCTCGAGTTATGGTTTTATAAATATGTCAGTACTTCTCCTCCTCAAATCATATGTTTCTCCTATTTTAGTATACATATTCACGGTGATATGTCTAAATCGATGATGTTTTGGTCCGATTTGAAGTCCGGTAAGTTTATCCCCAGATCTTGATAATCGTGTTTTCAGATTATTCCGTCGATCATTTCCATGTTTGTTGATACTAAGATTTCTGAACATGGATGTCTCAGGCGACCATAACGCAGGCCACCATTAATGCTAACTGGCGTCCAACATTCCGACCTAGACTCACGGCCGGTTCGATGTGTTTCGATGTGTTCAACAGCCGGTACTATGATAGGGTTCGTGTTTTACAAAAATGTTAATAAATCTGTAACTGTCGAATAAATACACATCAGCAATCACTATTATGTTGATAATCAGAGCCATTGTAGCTAAACCTTTCATTGCAGTACCCTTAGATCTGTGAGAAATGCTCTGAGTAATGGTGAACAAAACAGATAGAAGAGTTCGAGGATCTGGGTCCAGCGAGTTGAGTAGTAACACAGAAAAAAGTTTGGGCGCTAACAGAACACACCAAACGTTCACGTTGACACGAGAGTCTCGAGCTCCGGTTCGTATTGCTTATCATTTTTATTTTTTTTNNNNNNNNNNNNNNNNNNNNNNNNNNNNNNNNNNNNNNNNNNNNNNNNNNNNNNNNNNNNNNNNNNNNNNNNNNNNNNNNNNNNNNNNNNNNNNNNNNNNNNNNNNNNNNNNNNNNNNNNNNNNNNNNNNNNNNNNNNNNNNNNNNNNNNNNNNNNNNNNNNNNNNNNNNNNNNNNNNNNNNNNNNNNNNNNNNNNNNNNNNNNNNNNNNNNNNNNNNNNNNNNNNNNNNNNNNNNNNNNNNNNNNNNNNNNNNNNNNNNNNNNNNNNNNNNNNNNNNNNNNNNNNNNNNNNNNNNNNNNNNNNNNNNNNNNNNNNNNNNNNNNNNNNNNNNNNNNNNNNNNNNNNNNNNNNNNNNNNNNNNNNNNNNNNNNNNNNNNNNNNNNNNNNNNNNNNNNNNNNNNNNNNNNNNNNNNNNNNNNNNNNNNNNNNNNNNNNNNNNNNNNNNNNNNNNNNNNNNNNNNNNNNNNNNNNNNNNNNNNNNNNNNNNNNNNNNNNNNNNNNNNNNNNNNNNNNNNATCATTAAGAGGAAATCATATGGCACAAACATGATTCTTATCATGCCCACGAGCATGCGAGCTCAAAGAACTTGGAAAGAGATGCACGAAATGTTTTTACTATAAGGAGATTGAGAAGTTTTTGGAGTTGGTGTACCGTGGCTAGGATCCGCCGAAGCTTTACGTTCTTATTTTTTTCCGTTATCACTCACGTTTCATTACGTTCAGTTTCCTTTTAGTTTTTTTTTTTGAATTTTCTGCTATCTCTCCTTATATAATCTAATGATTTCAACTCCCGTTTTAGTCTGAAAACTTTTATTTAAAAATAAAAACCATATACGAAAAACATGAGAGGGTTGAGAATTGACGTCGAACGTACATATATATCTTGCGAAGCACTTATATATAAATACAATTCAGAACCGAATAAACCACCTCATATAATAATGGCGTGAGGCTTCTAAGAATTCAAAAGATTTAGGGCTGATATGTTGTGCCTCGATAGTTGAATTAATAGTTACTGTATTTGTGGTTTCATGCTTCTAAAATATATTATCTTTAAATATTAAAAAAATGGAAAATGACACAGTTTGTAAATATCATCTGAAGCTTCTACATTCTGTTATTCTATAATACTTTTGAAAATTATAATGCAGCCATTAATACGCATTTCAGCAGCTGGAATATTAGCTACTGTATAGGTTCTAACAGAACAATGCGTTCATCCCACCAGCCTATAAAGCATAACATTACATATAAAAAACAAAACGACCACAAAAAAAGAGGTTATAATCTATGCACGTAACCGCTACGACAACTATAATTCACTTACTGCAGATATTTAACATTATGATCCCATAAATTTCACATTACATGAACACACCATAATAATTAGTAGTTCTAAAAACCAAACCCTATAAAATTATAAGAATACTTACCCAAGATTACATACAAATGATTTAATTTTATCAATTGAACTGAAGAATTTTATAGGTTTAACTTTAGATAATTGTTATGCGCATTTGTCCATCTGAAATAACGTTGGTCACATATTATTCCACTATTAATAGGCATAGTAGCACATTTAAATTGCAACAAAACATAATGCAGATAACAAATAAAAT includes:
- the LOC106298527 gene encoding uncharacterized protein LOC106298527; this encodes MNKRKNWKLVPVNGRTQKKMKPRTSGTNLSLFKRDIDELIDEFVEGDLTTFDDMKRVWLSRKFSYIYEAFPNTNLAFFIQSLYAHTIGHMVSIDSFSRRLGGLYCLYCLHEIQPFKPKFRIYISLQELGKFRDLIVEAKEKGVEIATAVGKQMLDKNVFIFGAVDFDETSTTEKLHQSIELQNRLVRCAYKKLTSETEIEKFIHFDMGKEVDLSSIHKQSIEYAEAKKRAMKSAGEIVEIGDIKHIAEEKELMGEKVEKLKEEWDSQKLSFCEKTKFDGLDTTQKLLKDVEHDDDGDEDDGFGELDRLLSDS